In Thunnus thynnus chromosome 20, fThuThy2.1, whole genome shotgun sequence, a single window of DNA contains:
- the g6pc3 gene encoding glucose-6-phosphatase 3, with amino-acid sequence MEAVYTEGIWMAESLQQNTRSLETFWLVVTHIGDPKAAFLLVFPFTYFISRRDGVAVVWVAAISEWLNLVFKWMLFGERPFWWIGESRLFVNKQPNVHQFSSTCETGPGSPSGHAMVTAAVWWVVVSSLGSFLYSRTHSVLLSAVPFLLYVLMLVAVGLSRIFILAHFPHQVIAGSITGFILGVVLSRRVPEGRPLLFFFMLSIGLLFGALLLHAGLEQLGIDLSWSITLAKKWCSRAEWIRLDTAPFSSLTRDCGALLGLGLAQYWKPGGWSLPWAPRALSLAIASMGLYHVNRLPLPVRPQGLFYGLFFVKFVIVPQIVMVLVPGLIHLFTHKNKKD; translated from the exons ATGGAGGCCGTTTACACCGAAGGCATTTGGATGGCAGAGAGTCTCCAGCAGAACACCAGAAGTCTGGAGACATTTTGGCTAGTTGTCACTCACATTGGAGATCCCAAAGCAGCTTTCCTGTTGGTGTTTCCTTTCACTTATTTCATCAGCCGACGGGATGGAGTGGCGGTGGTTTGGGTGGCGGCCATATCGGAGTGGTTAAACCTGGTGTTTAAATG gATGCTGTTTGGAGAAAGGCCGTTCTGGTGGATAGGCGAATCACGTCTCTTTGTCAACAAGCAGCCCAACGTCCACCAGTTTTCCTCCACCTGTGAAACCGGGCCAG GCAGTCCGTCAGGACATGCGATGGTGACGGCGGCAGTCTGGTGGGTCGTGGTTTCCTCCCTGGGGTCATTTCTGTACTCCCGTACTCACAG TGTGCTGTTATCAGCTGTTCCTTTCCTGCTGTATGTGCTGATGCTGGTGGCAGTCGGACTCTCTAGGATCTTCATCCTCGCCCACTTCCCTCATCAAGTCATCGCTGGCTCCATCACAG GTTTCATTCTGGGGGTTGTCCTGAGCCGCAGAGTACCAGAAGGTCGCCCCCTGCTGTTCTTCTTCATGTTGAGCATCGGTCTGCTGTTCGGCGCTCTGTTGCTACACGCTGGACTGGAGCAGCTGGGGATCGACCTCTCCTG GTCTATTACTTTGGCTAAGAAATGGTGCAGCCGTGCAGAGTGGATTCGGTTGGATACAGCGCCGTTCTCCTCTCTGACTCGAGACTGCGGAGCCCTTCTGGGTTTGGGACTGGCCCAGTACTGGAAGCCTGGCGGATGGTCTCTTCCCTGGGCGCCGCGGGCTTTGTCTCTGGCCATCGCGTCCATGGGACTGTACCACGTTAATCGTCTGCCGCTGCCGGTCCGACCGCAAGGCCTCTTCTACGGCCTGTTCTTTGTCAAATTTGTCATAGTGCCTCAGATTGTAATGGTTCTCGTGCCTGGACTGATTCAcctgttcacacacaaaaacaagaaggaCTAG